A region of Candidatus Binatus sp. DNA encodes the following proteins:
- a CDS encoding PHB depolymerase family esterase produces the protein MACDTRQDCLRHRLAAGIALIAAWLASLNAFAGARCSPFGDPPAQVDRGWYASFVAARNSVCLGGKLLGPWTDRNGDARYACLYEPAGAAEREPLPMLVFLHPSETSAYSVILTGLVGLIDKGVLKQGAPGFILLAPQGRYTTHLYPGYDSNALGWDNWYRQLSLTGAVAVGDATYDENADAASIDHFVDEMTATGKVDRQRIYMMGWSNGAAMALLYALNRPWVAAAAVYSAPDPFAALFDVCTQTPVAVAPVGDGQARVFNPRVPLMHVHNDCDIGGICPNGSRFAHRVRALGGSIEDVIVDSSGIRVPSCDDSCGTDEMADGEISTVASFRGLVRHMRWPARWNERMLNFLRRHPLGISNDQDTRDWSLESPTARGD, from the coding sequence ATGGCTTGCGACACACGTCAGGACTGCCTTCGCCATCGTCTCGCCGCCGGCATCGCCTTGATCGCGGCGTGGTTGGCGAGCCTCAACGCATTCGCCGGCGCCAGATGCAGTCCGTTCGGCGACCCCCCAGCACAGGTGGACCGAGGCTGGTACGCCAGCTTTGTGGCCGCGCGCAACTCGGTATGCCTCGGCGGTAAGCTGTTGGGCCCGTGGACCGACCGAAACGGCGACGCGCGCTACGCCTGTCTCTACGAGCCTGCGGGCGCCGCCGAGCGAGAACCGCTGCCGATGTTGGTATTCCTTCATCCATCCGAAACGAGCGCCTACTCGGTAATTCTCACCGGCCTGGTTGGGCTGATTGACAAAGGAGTTCTCAAGCAAGGGGCTCCCGGTTTCATTCTGCTTGCGCCACAAGGCCGCTACACGACGCATCTCTATCCTGGATACGATTCGAACGCGCTCGGCTGGGACAACTGGTACCGGCAGCTGAGTCTCACTGGAGCGGTCGCCGTAGGTGATGCGACTTACGACGAAAACGCGGACGCAGCTTCGATTGATCATTTCGTCGATGAAATGACCGCCACAGGAAAAGTCGATCGTCAGCGGATCTATATGATGGGCTGGTCCAACGGCGCCGCGATGGCGCTGCTATACGCATTGAATCGGCCGTGGGTCGCAGCCGCGGCCGTCTATTCCGCGCCCGACCCGTTCGCCGCGCTGTTCGACGTGTGCACCCAGACTCCAGTAGCGGTCGCTCCGGTGGGCGACGGCCAGGCGCGAGTGTTCAATCCGCGGGTACCGCTGATGCACGTGCACAACGATTGCGACATCGGCGGAATTTGTCCGAACGGCAGCAGGTTTGCACACCGTGTGCGCGCGCTCGGCGGCAGCATCGAGGACGTTATCGTCGATTCGTCGGGAATCCGGGTACCTTCGTGCGACGACTCATGCGGCACCGATGAGATGGCCGATGGCGAGATCTCGACCGTCGCAAGTTTCCGCGGCCTGGTTCGTCACATGCGCTGGCCGGCTCGGTGGAACGAGCGGATGTTGAACTTCCTCAGACGCCATCCGCTCGGCATTTCGAACGATCAGGACACGCGCGACTGGTCGCTCGAATCGCCGACTGCGCGAGGCGATTAG
- a CDS encoding Spy/CpxP family protein refolding chaperone, with translation MGTIKLKRRRILSAREFQRFSNRNYKGVYIMILLKHPAACAASAAAALLGAIVLAGPLFAASGDFSQAAATKSPAAGEVVAQAAPPEMMAAPAPEAHGIASVEARITELHKKLHITDAQKTQWDDLAQVMRDNAQAMVELQKQRAANAKSLNAVEVVKSYGSVIEAHDAGMKKFIPAFEALYNSMSDAQKKVADSLFRSRARTAAKKEAKESK, from the coding sequence GTGGGAACAATCAAATTGAAGCGGCGGCGAATTTTGAGCGCGCGGGAGTTTCAACGTTTCAGCAATCGCAACTACAAGGGAGTGTACATCATGATCCTGCTCAAGCATCCGGCCGCATGCGCGGCCAGCGCGGCGGCAGCTCTGCTCGGCGCTATCGTTCTCGCCGGCCCTTTGTTTGCGGCCTCAGGTGATTTCTCCCAGGCGGCTGCGACCAAGTCGCCCGCGGCCGGCGAGGTGGTAGCGCAGGCTGCGCCGCCCGAGATGATGGCGGCGCCAGCGCCGGAAGCGCACGGAATTGCATCGGTCGAGGCGCGGATCACGGAGCTGCACAAAAAGCTCCACATCACGGACGCGCAGAAGACTCAATGGGACGACCTCGCCCAAGTGATGCGCGATAACGCGCAGGCGATGGTGGAGCTGCAAAAGCAACGGGCGGCAAACGCGAAGTCGCTGAACGCAGTCGAAGTCGTCAAATCCTATGGGTCCGTGATCGAAGCGCATGACGCTGGAATGAAGAAATTCATTCCGGCCTTCGAGGCTCTGTACAACAGCATGTCGGACGCGCAGAAAAAGGTCGCCGACTCGCTGTTCCGGAGCCGCGCGCGGACTGCGGCGAAAAAAGAGGCCAAAGAGAGCAAATGA
- a CDS encoding YqgE/AlgH family protein: MRGFTSKLRGRAVAGLLVVFTAAIATLATAQKAQSTDLTTPSFLVATPDLQDPLFQHAVILMIPSTEPPLLAGVIINSPAKVRVRDMFPQARQLKLTQETMYLGGPVEPDEPSVIFRASSAPASATRIFDDTYVATGHDAIAGILKDPQFADLRVILGKAQWLRDQLLSEVMRGAWYVVPAKSELIFSDPKDLWSTLVRGGDLQEAEAGQAPAPNLPQWRFDATNWQRLISPN, from the coding sequence ATGCGGGGATTCACCAGCAAGCTCCGTGGACGGGCGGTAGCGGGCCTCCTGGTCGTATTCACGGCGGCGATTGCGACCTTGGCGACGGCGCAAAAGGCGCAAAGCACGGACCTGACCACGCCTTCGTTTCTGGTTGCCACCCCCGATCTTCAGGATCCGCTGTTTCAGCACGCCGTCATCTTGATGATCCCGTCCACCGAGCCGCCGCTGCTCGCCGGCGTCATAATCAACAGTCCGGCCAAAGTGCGGGTTCGGGATATGTTCCCGCAAGCGCGCCAGCTCAAGCTCACGCAGGAAACGATGTACCTGGGCGGGCCGGTGGAACCTGACGAGCCGTCAGTGATCTTTCGCGCGTCGTCGGCGCCCGCTTCCGCGACGCGAATTTTCGACGACACTTACGTCGCCACCGGCCACGACGCCATCGCCGGGATCCTGAAGGACCCGCAATTCGCCGATCTCCGCGTCATTTTAGGCAAGGCTCAGTGGTTGCGCGATCAGCTCCTCAGCGAGGTTATGCGGGGCGCGTGGTACGTGGTCCCGGCCAAGTCCGAGCTGATTTTCAGCGATCCAAAGGATTTATGGTCCACCCTGGTCCGGGGCGGCGATCTTCAGGAAGCCGAAGCAGGGCAGGCACCCGCGCCGAATTTGCCTCAATGGCGTTTCGATGCTACAAACTGGCAGCGTCTAATCTCACCCAATTGA
- a CDS encoding BON domain-containing protein, with protein MVVVLGAALAAPAGAATPDAWITTKIKLALLTTEGVSGTAIKVDTVMGQVTLYGKVHSAEEKAKAENIARKVEGVEGVRNLLQVVAPQHEKAMRLSDDDLKQRIEQALQADPSLKSSSITVQSVNHGVVLLGGTAKTLSAHLRAVEDTATVPGVGRVASEIQSPDTLADAEIWRAPTPPSSAGYGAWDTANDIWVTSAVRMSLLADSNVPGFEIDLDSWNGVVTLFGIVNSQDAKSAAQADALKVSGVKRVVNELQVVPSAKQQAVNASDGELQRTVRKALDEHQFKYVGLEVRNGVARLTGTVPTGARNLEAAVLARSVPGVRAVQDDLRLRD; from the coding sequence ATGGTTGTGGTGCTGGGCGCTGCGCTGGCCGCGCCGGCCGGGGCGGCGACTCCGGACGCCTGGATCACCACGAAAATCAAGCTGGCCCTGTTGACCACCGAGGGCGTGAGCGGGACGGCCATTAAGGTGGACACGGTTATGGGCCAAGTCACTCTGTATGGCAAGGTGCACTCCGCCGAGGAGAAGGCGAAGGCCGAGAACATCGCTCGAAAAGTCGAGGGCGTTGAAGGCGTGCGCAACTTGTTGCAGGTGGTCGCCCCACAGCATGAGAAGGCGATGCGACTGTCTGATGACGACCTCAAGCAGCGGATCGAACAGGCGTTACAGGCCGATCCCTCACTCAAGAGCAGCAGTATCACTGTGCAATCCGTGAACCATGGCGTCGTGCTGCTGGGCGGCACGGCAAAGACCCTCAGCGCTCACCTGCGCGCCGTCGAGGATACGGCCACGGTGCCGGGTGTTGGCCGGGTCGCCAGCGAGATCCAGAGTCCCGACACCCTGGCCGATGCGGAGATCTGGCGCGCGCCCACGCCGCCGTCCAGCGCGGGATACGGAGCTTGGGACACCGCCAACGACATATGGGTCACGTCGGCCGTGAGGATGAGCTTACTGGCCGATAGCAACGTTCCGGGATTCGAAATCGATCTGGACTCGTGGAACGGGGTGGTGACGCTGTTCGGGATTGTAAACTCACAGGACGCGAAAAGCGCCGCGCAGGCCGATGCCCTCAAGGTGAGCGGAGTAAAGCGCGTGGTGAATGAACTGCAGGTGGTGCCGAGCGCGAAGCAGCAAGCCGTGAACGCGAGCGACGGCGAGCTGCAGCGCACGGTCAGGAAGGCTCTCGACGAGCATCAGTTCAAATACGTCGGCCTCGAGGTGAGGAACGGCGTCGCGCGGCTGACTGGGACCGTCCCCACCGGCGCGCGGAACCTGGAGGCCGCAGTGCTAGCGCGTTCGGTTCCGGGCGTGCGCGCGGTCCAGGACGATCTGCGCCTGCGGGACTAA
- a CDS encoding fatty acyl-AMP ligase — protein MSRTTAKASTLVELLRWRALQQPEQRIYTYLADGEIEGANLTFAALDRQARTIGALLQSYRASGERALLLYPAGLEFIPAFFGCLYAGVVAVPTPPPNMAQPQRTLPRLRTIANDAQPMLALTTSSILAKIEGLFAQAPELQTIQWLATDKVPSGAAQDWRNPGATSDTLALLQYTSGSTAVPRGVMVSHGNLIENSAHISQAFEITSDTVSVTWLPVFHDMGLTNGIIQPLYGGRGCVLMPPQSFLQRPVRWLQAVSRYEATVSGGPNFAYEICARKITPEQCDGLDLSNWKVAYNGAEPVRADTLKRFAAAFAACGFRPNFFYPCYGLAEATLIVSGGVVEDAPVLCTTQATALEHNGVVETSDQQLNVRTRVGCGRAMPDTKIVIVHPESSTACAPDELGEIWVSAPSVARGYWNRLEETELIFHAYLADTGEGPFLRTGDLGFLRDGELFVTGRLKDLIIIGGRNLYPHDIELTVEQSHTAVRPGCCVAFSVDVADEERLIIAAEMERHYQSERHQSNGESHDRSHASHPNGRSPADLDAVSRAIRRAVAEEHDVRVHAVVLLRAGDIPKTPSGKVQRRVCEARFRNGTLEQCAKSE, from the coding sequence GTGAGTCGAACTACCGCCAAAGCTTCTACTCTCGTCGAACTTCTTCGTTGGCGGGCGCTCCAGCAGCCAGAGCAGCGGATCTACACTTACCTGGCCGACGGAGAGATCGAAGGAGCGAATTTGACATTCGCGGCCTTGGACCGGCAGGCACGCACTATTGGTGCGTTGCTCCAAAGCTACCGAGCAAGCGGGGAGCGAGCCCTATTGCTCTATCCCGCGGGTCTTGAGTTCATCCCGGCTTTTTTTGGATGTTTATATGCCGGGGTTGTTGCCGTCCCGACGCCCCCGCCGAATATGGCGCAGCCGCAGCGGACTCTCCCGAGGCTTCGCACCATCGCAAACGATGCTCAACCGATGCTGGCGCTGACCACGTCATCGATCCTGGCCAAGATTGAGGGCCTTTTCGCGCAAGCTCCAGAACTGCAGACAATACAGTGGTTGGCCACCGACAAGGTTCCCAGCGGTGCGGCGCAGGACTGGCGAAACCCTGGGGCGACCAGCGATACCCTCGCTTTGCTCCAATACACCTCGGGCTCCACCGCTGTACCGAGGGGCGTAATGGTCAGTCATGGGAATCTTATCGAGAACTCGGCCCACATCAGCCAAGCTTTCGAGATTACGTCGGACACTGTCTCCGTGACATGGCTGCCGGTTTTCCATGATATGGGACTTACCAATGGAATTATCCAGCCACTGTATGGAGGACGTGGGTGCGTTCTCATGCCTCCGCAGTCCTTTCTTCAGCGGCCGGTACGGTGGCTTCAGGCGGTTTCGCGCTATGAAGCCACTGTAAGTGGAGGCCCGAATTTCGCGTACGAAATATGCGCTCGCAAGATTACTCCGGAACAGTGCGACGGTCTGGACCTCAGCAATTGGAAGGTGGCGTACAACGGCGCCGAGCCGGTCCGTGCGGACACCCTGAAACGGTTTGCCGCGGCCTTCGCAGCTTGTGGCTTCCGCCCAAACTTCTTCTATCCCTGTTATGGGCTCGCCGAAGCCACGCTGATCGTATCGGGCGGAGTCGTAGAAGATGCGCCCGTCCTGTGCACGACCCAGGCGACGGCGCTTGAACACAACGGCGTCGTGGAGACCTCCGACCAGCAGTTGAACGTCCGCACGCGGGTTGGATGTGGTCGCGCGATGCCGGACACGAAAATCGTTATCGTTCATCCTGAATCATCGACTGCCTGTGCACCTGATGAGCTGGGCGAAATCTGGGTGTCCGCCCCGAGCGTGGCCCGGGGCTATTGGAACCGGCTTGAGGAAACAGAACTCATCTTCCACGCCTACCTGGCAGATACTGGTGAAGGGCCGTTTCTTCGCACCGGAGACCTGGGATTCTTGAGAGACGGTGAGCTATTTGTCACCGGCCGGCTGAAGGATCTGATCATCATCGGCGGTCGCAACCTTTACCCACACGACATCGAATTGACCGTCGAGCAAAGCCATACGGCAGTGCGGCCGGGTTGTTGTGTGGCGTTTTCGGTCGATGTCGCCGACGAGGAGCGTTTGATCATCGCCGCCGAAATGGAGCGCCACTACCAATCGGAGCGCCACCAGTCTAACGGCGAATCGCACGACAGATCACACGCGAGCCATCCGAACGGGCGGTCTCCGGCGGATCTCGACGCGGTGAGCCGGGCCATTCGCCGCGCAGTGGCAGAAGAGCATGACGTGCGAGTGCATGCGGTCGTACTATTGAGGGCTGGCGACATTCCCAAGACCCCCAGCGGCAAGGTTCAGCGCCGTGTTTGCGAGGCCAGGTTTCGGAACGGGACGCTGGAACAGTGCGCGAAGAGTGAGTGA
- a CDS encoding BON domain-containing protein — protein MRNYRNRKRTAVATFAIASLIGGGLLAFSARAQPGPPDSSSSVSRQNDSVNVTAEHHYNSPAERAHDDLLITEVKSALARDGVTDNYPVAVDCDHGKILLSGVVKSAQAAQHAGDIAAAAQGVTGVKNQLTWH, from the coding sequence ATGCGAAACTATCGCAATCGAAAAAGAACAGCGGTGGCCACATTCGCGATCGCGTCATTGATTGGCGGCGGACTGCTGGCCTTCAGTGCCCGCGCCCAACCGGGTCCCCCCGACTCCTCGAGCTCCGTGTCGCGGCAGAACGACAGCGTAAACGTCACCGCGGAGCATCATTACAACTCCCCGGCTGAACGTGCGCACGACGATCTGCTGATCACCGAGGTCAAGAGCGCACTTGCCCGCGACGGTGTTACCGACAACTATCCGGTTGCCGTCGATTGCGACCATGGCAAGATCTTGTTGAGCGGCGTGGTCAAGTCGGCCCAGGCCGCGCAACATGCCGGTGACATTGCGGCCGCCGCACAAGGCGTCACCGGGGTAAAAAATCAGCTGACCTGGCATTAG